A genomic window from Gambusia affinis linkage group LG16, SWU_Gaff_1.0, whole genome shotgun sequence includes:
- the zgc:154055 gene encoding myotubularin-related protein 9 isoform X1, giving the protein MEFSDHIKTANVEDVVLRQPLHPPSRGTLCVTGHHLLFSDREEGSSRQVLLLLRNIDAIEKSVENLLGYSGFLSKAAHSDRTPGSSGTITIKCKDLRVLQLDIPGMEQCLNIAQSIETLSCLDNVSEMYPFFYRPNDLSLREQWGLSTPEKHYTQIKELHRKWRLSSVNKTYSVCPSYPPVVIVPKGIDDETLKKVAKFRQGGRFPVLCYYHRKNGMVIMRSSQPLTGANKKRCKEDELLLQVVIEDSDKGFIIDTRSGQQVQQARMTGGGFESKSCYSHWKRLHKQMERGKALQESLIKLVEACGDESHNVDRWLSKLENSKWLSHVQTALSAAGLLVECVERDGHSALVHGYEGTDCTLLICTLAQLIMDPSCRTLEGFLALLDREWLQAGHPFQQRCAHSAYSHARLQQESPIFLLLLDCVWQLWRQFPLALGFSETLLLRLANEVYASDYGTFLCNNDQERCALEVKDRTHCLFQALLRPPERDYYSNPLYEPNELAIWPSVHPQSLQLWRGFFLRWTQQARHLEAVQEEIRSMVIEWHRVTQR; this is encoded by the exons ATGGAGTTTTCTGACCATATCAAGACGGCCAACGTCGAGGATGTAGTGCTCCGTCAGCCGCTGCACCCACCGAGCAGAGGGACCCTGTGCGTCACCGGTCACCACCTGCTCTTCTCGGACAGGGAGGAGGGAAGCTCCAGGCAGGTTCTGCTTCTGCTCAGGAATATCGATGCCATTGAGAAAAG TGTGGAAAACCTTTTGGGCTATTCCGGTTTCCTCTCAAAAGCAGCCCACAGTGACAG GACGCCTGGATCCTCTGGGACAATCACCATCAAGTGCAAAGATCTGCGTGTGCTTCAGCTGGACATTCCAGGCATGGAGCAGTGCCTCAACATTGCTCAATCGATTGAG ACCCTGTCCTGTCTGGACAATGTGTCGGAGATGTATCCTTTCTTTTACAGGCCCAATGACCTCAGCCTGCGGGAGCAGTGGGGTCTCTCAACCCCTGAAAAACACTACACTCAAATTAAGGAACTT catAGGAAATGGAGGTTGAGCAGTGTGAACAAAACCTACTCTGTGTGCCCTTCCTATCCTCCGGTAGTCATTGTTCCAAAAGGCATCGATGATGAAACACTGAAGAAAGTGGCCAAATTTAGACAAGGTGGCCGCTTCCCTGTCCTGTGCTACTATCATCGAAAGAATGGCATG GTGATCATGCGCAGCAGCCAGCCACTGACGGGTGCCAACAAGAAGCGTTGCAAGGAAGATGAACTCCTCCTTCAGGTTGTGATTGAGGACTCAGATAAAGGTTTCATTATTGACACTCGTTCAGGTCAGCAGGTTCAGCAGGCTCGGATGACTGGTGGCGGCTTTGAGTCCAAATCGTGCTACAGCCACTGGAAAAGGCTTCACAAGCAGATGGAAAG GGGTAAGGCCCTTCAGGAGAGCCTGATTAAACTGGTGGAAGCCTGCGGAGATGAGTCCCACAACGTGGACCGCTGGCTCAGTAAGCTGGAGAATTCAAAATGGCTGTCTCACGTCCAGACTGCTCTGTCCGCAGCTGGCCTGCTGGTAGAGTGTGTGGAGAG GGACGGTCATTCAGCTCTGGTCCACGGCTATGAAGGTACAGACTGCACTTTGCTCATTTGCACTCTGGCCCAACTCATCATGGACCCGAGCTGCCGCACTCTGGAGGGTTTCCTGGCTCTCCTGGACAGGGAGTGGCTACAG GCAGGACATCCGTTCCAGCAGCGGTGTGCCCATTCAGCCTACTCCCACGCTCGCCTCCAGCAGGAGTCTCCaatcttcctgctgctgctggattgTGTTTGGCAGCTTTGGCGTCAGTTCCCCCTGGCGCTGGGTTTCTCTGAGACGCTGCTCCTCAGACTGGCAAATGAGGTCTACGCTTCAGACTACGGCACGTTTCTGTGCAACAATGACCAGGAGAG GTGTGCCCTAGAAGTGAAGGACAGGACTCACTGTTTGTTCCAGGCCCTGCTGAGGCCGCCTGAGAGAGATTACTACTCAAACCCTCTGTATGAACCCAACGAGCTGGCAATCTGGCCCTCAGTTCACCCACAGTCCCTGCAGCTCTGGAGAG GCTTTTTCCTGAGGTGGACGCAGCAGGCGCGACATCTTGAGGCAGTTCAGGAGGAAATAAGGAGCATGGTCATTGAGTGGCACAGGGTGACACAGAGGTGA
- the zgc:154055 gene encoding myotubularin-related protein 9 isoform X2 has product MEFSDHIKTANVEDVVLRQPLHPPSRGTLCVTGHHLLFSDREEGSSRQVLLLLRNIDAIEKRTPGSSGTITIKCKDLRVLQLDIPGMEQCLNIAQSIETLSCLDNVSEMYPFFYRPNDLSLREQWGLSTPEKHYTQIKELHRKWRLSSVNKTYSVCPSYPPVVIVPKGIDDETLKKVAKFRQGGRFPVLCYYHRKNGMVIMRSSQPLTGANKKRCKEDELLLQVVIEDSDKGFIIDTRSGQQVQQARMTGGGFESKSCYSHWKRLHKQMERGKALQESLIKLVEACGDESHNVDRWLSKLENSKWLSHVQTALSAAGLLVECVERDGHSALVHGYEGTDCTLLICTLAQLIMDPSCRTLEGFLALLDREWLQAGHPFQQRCAHSAYSHARLQQESPIFLLLLDCVWQLWRQFPLALGFSETLLLRLANEVYASDYGTFLCNNDQERCALEVKDRTHCLFQALLRPPERDYYSNPLYEPNELAIWPSVHPQSLQLWRGFFLRWTQQARHLEAVQEEIRSMVIEWHRVTQR; this is encoded by the exons ATGGAGTTTTCTGACCATATCAAGACGGCCAACGTCGAGGATGTAGTGCTCCGTCAGCCGCTGCACCCACCGAGCAGAGGGACCCTGTGCGTCACCGGTCACCACCTGCTCTTCTCGGACAGGGAGGAGGGAAGCTCCAGGCAGGTTCTGCTTCTGCTCAGGAATATCGATGCCATTGAGAAAAG GACGCCTGGATCCTCTGGGACAATCACCATCAAGTGCAAAGATCTGCGTGTGCTTCAGCTGGACATTCCAGGCATGGAGCAGTGCCTCAACATTGCTCAATCGATTGAG ACCCTGTCCTGTCTGGACAATGTGTCGGAGATGTATCCTTTCTTTTACAGGCCCAATGACCTCAGCCTGCGGGAGCAGTGGGGTCTCTCAACCCCTGAAAAACACTACACTCAAATTAAGGAACTT catAGGAAATGGAGGTTGAGCAGTGTGAACAAAACCTACTCTGTGTGCCCTTCCTATCCTCCGGTAGTCATTGTTCCAAAAGGCATCGATGATGAAACACTGAAGAAAGTGGCCAAATTTAGACAAGGTGGCCGCTTCCCTGTCCTGTGCTACTATCATCGAAAGAATGGCATG GTGATCATGCGCAGCAGCCAGCCACTGACGGGTGCCAACAAGAAGCGTTGCAAGGAAGATGAACTCCTCCTTCAGGTTGTGATTGAGGACTCAGATAAAGGTTTCATTATTGACACTCGTTCAGGTCAGCAGGTTCAGCAGGCTCGGATGACTGGTGGCGGCTTTGAGTCCAAATCGTGCTACAGCCACTGGAAAAGGCTTCACAAGCAGATGGAAAG GGGTAAGGCCCTTCAGGAGAGCCTGATTAAACTGGTGGAAGCCTGCGGAGATGAGTCCCACAACGTGGACCGCTGGCTCAGTAAGCTGGAGAATTCAAAATGGCTGTCTCACGTCCAGACTGCTCTGTCCGCAGCTGGCCTGCTGGTAGAGTGTGTGGAGAG GGACGGTCATTCAGCTCTGGTCCACGGCTATGAAGGTACAGACTGCACTTTGCTCATTTGCACTCTGGCCCAACTCATCATGGACCCGAGCTGCCGCACTCTGGAGGGTTTCCTGGCTCTCCTGGACAGGGAGTGGCTACAG GCAGGACATCCGTTCCAGCAGCGGTGTGCCCATTCAGCCTACTCCCACGCTCGCCTCCAGCAGGAGTCTCCaatcttcctgctgctgctggattgTGTTTGGCAGCTTTGGCGTCAGTTCCCCCTGGCGCTGGGTTTCTCTGAGACGCTGCTCCTCAGACTGGCAAATGAGGTCTACGCTTCAGACTACGGCACGTTTCTGTGCAACAATGACCAGGAGAG GTGTGCCCTAGAAGTGAAGGACAGGACTCACTGTTTGTTCCAGGCCCTGCTGAGGCCGCCTGAGAGAGATTACTACTCAAACCCTCTGTATGAACCCAACGAGCTGGCAATCTGGCCCTCAGTTCACCCACAGTCCCTGCAGCTCTGGAGAG GCTTTTTCCTGAGGTGGACGCAGCAGGCGCGACATCTTGAGGCAGTTCAGGAGGAAATAAGGAGCATGGTCATTGAGTGGCACAGGGTGACACAGAGGTGA